Below is a window of Populus trichocarpa isolate Nisqually-1 chromosome 3, P.trichocarpa_v4.1, whole genome shotgun sequence DNA.
atgtttaatttttcacaaataaatGGGCATTAAACTGAATGATGTATTTGATGCACTTGATATTGGTGAATATATTAGGCATAAGAAAGTATTCAGTTGATTTATCTCTCTCCCAGAAACCCGCACAAGTCTGTTGGAGTAAATCCCAACTATTATCTCCGCATGCCTCTAGAACATGTAACCTGCAAATAATATGCATGTTCTGCTGTCCCAGAATCATGActcacaataaattataataagctCCGAGACTAAATCAGCTTTATTTGCACAGAACTGATGGAAGGATTGCGTTGGAAAGCACCTAATGGGTATCAGAATGGGGTTTGCTGGCTTGAATGACCTTTGAAGAAGAGGACTGTCCATTGGATCACAATGAAACTTAAAGGAGAATGAAAGTAGCTTGGCATGTCTGAATATGGCGATGAGGAGTGGTGAAAATGGTGGGATCATTTCATTATTCAGGCACGCTCATGGCTTTGGTTTCATGAAAGAGGGGGCACCAGATATTAGAAATGTTAGGCAAGTAGCTCTGTTTCTCTAGTATAAGAAATTACAAACACTAGCAATAGTTTTTGACAAACTCGAAAAGGTTGCTGCAGAATCATTTAGCTTTTTTCTGTGGAGAGGCAGATTTTAGCCTTCTGCTTGTTGTAAAACAAAAATGCATGGGTTTTGTTTTGCAGTTAGGTAAAGAAATCTCTGTTTGTGAGTTTATCATTGATCAGTTAATGATCATGTTCATGGAGGCATGTCTCGTAGATGTTGAGTTCGTACATTACGTGGACTAGGCTACTCATTAACTGTTTTTGTTAAATGACACTACAACTTCTGAGCACCTGATTGTTTCTTATTTGATTACTATTCTTTGTACCTGTAGTTTTGAATCTATGTTTTCGCCAATGACACTTCGCATTGGCAGACATCTCGTCAATTCAACAGCTTGTTTACTCCTGAGGTAGTAATTGATGCTGGATACTATAGGGTTCACCATTAGGTGCTTTAGGTGATGTGTACATGGTTGTGCCGGGTTTCTCCAGGCATCTCTTTAACAATgaaatcagtttttttactgAAAAGCTTCGCTTTTGTGATGTTTAAGAAATGTTCCCTCGGGTTTGATAGGTGACTGGGAATCCCAATCGACTGTGTACTCTAAAATGCTTCCTCTTCAGCATGCAATCTCGCTTTCCTAGTAGAAGCATTCAACTGGGCGAAGAAGGTTCTGTGTATAGTAAACTGGGCATATGGGAAATCAAAGCTCTCTGCCAATAGATGCATTCCAGACTCGTTTACTAATAAAACACAACAGAAAACACCATGGAAATCACAagataacaaaattgaaaatgaaccTGTCTTGAAAACCCACAGCCGGGAAAGCCACAAGGATCGTCTCTATTACATGACACTTTAGATTTTCTATTGTACCGCATTTTGGATACGAACCTATCAATTGGTAAGCTCCATAATGGCAGAAACTATGTCTCCATCTGCAGCCTTCAAAGCTTTCACAGCCTTTGACCTGGAAACTCCTGCCTGGGTCATCACTAATTCAATATCCTTTGGCTCCACTCCGGTTTCATCTACCTCTTCATCATCCTGAGCTATGGCTGAAGTCTCAGGTTTTGAAATGACATGACTGAGATCAGGAGCCTTGAACTGCTCTGCTGCCTGAGTTTGTAGCTGGGAACTCAGGTCTTCGATCTTAGCCTCTCCAAAGATCACATATGTGTCAGATGTTGGGCTCTTGAAAACATCAGGTTTGGAGATAACAAACAAGATCTGGTTTAAGTGGTATCCAATGTTAGGAGCtagcaaacaaaagaaaaatatataaaagcagAGTTTTTATGAGTAGAACGCATTATGAatcaatcaaaatgaaaagcTTACATTCTTGCTCTTTTTTACTGTAACCCGACTAACACCAGGGATAGTTTTCATTCCAAGCTTCAACATTGCTTTACGACTCTTCTTTTCACTTCGGCTTTGTTTTGATCTACCACCCACATCTCCATCTTGTTGTCCTGTGAACaaaaagagggagagaaaggAGGAAAATCATtagaacaaatataaaaaaaaaaacaacataagaaaTAAGCTGCAGAATAGATTGTAGTCAATGACGAGGCAGCAAGCCATTTTAGGGGTTCATACATAACACAAATCCACAAGATTTGTGTCACACACTAATCAAAAATTACAATCCAAGGTTGTTCATTGTACAGCGTTGAACATTTCTCAAACCAAACCTGAAGTCCTTGAGATATCTTTATTCTACCTCTTGATACTTTTGTTCAGATACCATAACAGATATgtcaaactcataaaaaaaggGCTTGTGGATGCATATGCAGGTGTCTTGAAATGTTTTCtcttcatttatttgttttcaggTGAATAAATATGCCAAGAAAAATGTGCTGCTCATGAAAATCAACTGATCGAATATCAATACCAATTGACAAGGTTGAAGAATGGAAATCAATATCAGGAACTTCCATAACCTCTTGTGCACTCTTAACAGCAGTAGAGGCTAAGTCAAGTCTCATAGTGTCCTTTTCCTCTCCAAGAGCAATGTGCTACATCAAGATTTCAACTCTACCAGGTGTGAcagctaaaaattaaaatcacctTAAATCCTAGTGCCAGTCATTACATGGTTTAATACTTCAAATAACCaaggaaataaattatgtttaagTTATACTagccaaaatatatatataaaaaaataacaacacttTTTCCATCGCATATTATACCAGATACTTGTAggatgttaaaatattttgacataGTGGATGACTGCCCTGTCAATAATACAGCCTAAATCCTAGGAGAGGTGGTGAAATATTAGAGACTGCAGATAATACAAAAACCCAAGAGCCATGACTTCTAAATTCCAGAGAAATGTTCTGCATCAACTCACACGCAGACATGCACAAAACTTCATGCATCATATTCAAAGAATTCAGAATCATTAACTACACCAATATATGCATGAAAAATGTACTTCTTATGCAAAATCCATCGATGCAAGTAAAAACCACAGCacaaaaatccattaaaaaaagaaaataaaaagaaaagagtataAAGCAACAAAGTAAAACCAATAAGATTTCAAACAGCAAGAATCTACCTTCAGCTTCATCTTCATCCTTGTCATCTTCGTCGtcttcatcatcctcatcatcatcctcTTCATCCTCAACCTCAGGCTTATCAGCCTACAcacaaaaacagagagaagggGGGTAGGTTTTAGATAGTTTCCACATTTTAATTAGCATACTATAAATCAAACAAGATATGCCATCAATTCATCATAAGATTTTCAAACAAGTTACATTCAACACAAATGAGAATTAAAGAGATCTAATCAAT
It encodes the following:
- the LOC7462812 gene encoding nascent polypeptide-associated complex subunit alpha-like protein 1, coding for MTAQTQEELLAAQLEVQKILEADKPEVEDEEDDDEDDEDDEDDKDEDEAEGQQDGDVGGRSKQSRSEKKSRKAMLKLGMKTIPGVSRVTVKKSKNILFVISKPDVFKSPTSDTYVIFGEAKIEDLSSQLQTQAAEQFKAPDLSHVISKPETSAIAQDDEEVDETGVEPKDIELVMTQAGVSRSKAVKALKAADGDIVSAIMELTN